A single Biomphalaria glabrata chromosome 2, xgBioGlab47.1, whole genome shotgun sequence DNA region contains:
- the LOC106070915 gene encoding RING finger protein unkempt homolog isoform X3 translates to MRPPVYDSTEVQPSMDILDKKSTSPGSLEKDKVLAEDPRWNDTNFVLANYKTEPCKRPPRLCRQGYACPQFHNTRDRRRSPKLFKYRSTPCPNVKHGDEWGDPTQCESGDNCSYCHTRTEQQFHPEIYKSTKCNDMVQTNCCPRGAFCAFAHVEQEISIVRDVLSSLSTNSLAAFVTNVLPSCETSNKLESIAGKDELNGKEEVNFYFKQTNGKSDMKLPNPIGKERANSISSQPSLISMSLLSSSNNGSGFRNSPLPDPFSKARSCSVSSDYNNSPLYMRAPGFERDEYQLKLRQQLISIEKDTSIDAAEKTKRKENLLLIHQAGLYNHLGHNLSLSLGSTTMSPLAPAFYPPGDCVESVLGKALDEIHLDDLDMGTLERELDKDMDANSVSSSISAGLSTSGCFSNNSSIPIGIPFSRIAQRGSISSLSQSPPSPFGSFPHSMQPLQLQKQDSNDHSSSPLLNCYSGMSKYQMGSNLSDTNSMSPRSAGPQSPMLSGSFSTHLQNGEVHKLREELMMAKSKMAEWEGVYTQAKCACDAWKKEAEDANRKAKLAEEERQQAVKQKDDITSQLHRVQQVIAMTGGPHIYALSRSSELDKLNIQQLQQLKIQLQQDVDTLEKVMLQKLGRKV, encoded by the exons ATGAGGCCACCTGTTTATGATTCAACAGAAGTTCAGCCTTCAATGGATATTCTAGATAAGAAATCAACTTCACCTGGTTCCTTAGAAAAAGATAAAGTACTTGCTGAAGATCCTCGTTGGAATG atACCAACTTTGTCTTAGCTAATTATAAAACAGAACCATGTAAGAGACCTCCTAGACTTTGTCGACAAGGATATGCTTGTCCACAGTTCCATAATACTAGAGATAGGAGAAGAAGTccaaaactatttaaatatag GTCAACACCGTGTCCAAATGTTAAACATGGAGATGAGTGGGGTGATCCGACCCAATGTGAAAGTGGAGACAATTGTTCGTATTGCCACACCAGAACAGAACAACAGTTTCATCCTGAG ATCTATAAATCTACTAAATGTAATGATATGGTTCAAACCAATTGCTGTCCTAGAGGAGCATTTTGTGCATTTGCTCATGTAGAGC AGGAAATTTCCATAGTTAGAGATGtattatcaagtctaagtaccAACTCTTTAGCAGCTTTTGTAACTAATGTTTTGCCTTCTTGTGAAACATCAAATAAATTAGAGTCAATAGCAGGAAAGGATGAACTTAATGGAAAAGAG GAAGTGAATTTCTATTTCAAACAGACTAATGGGAAATCAGATATGAAGCTTCCTAATCCAATTGGTAAAGAAAGAGCTAACAGTATATCATCTCAACCAAGTTTAATATCA ATGAGTCTGCTAAGTAGTAGTAATAACGGAAGTGGATTCAGGAATAGTCCATTACCAGATCCATTTTCAAAAGCTAGATCTTGTAGTGTTAGTTCAGATTACAATAATTCACCTCTATACATGCGAGCTCCAGGCTTTGAAAGAGATGAATATCAG TTAAAGTTGCGACAGCAGTTGATATCAATAGAGAAAGATACCTCAATTGATGCAGCTGAAAAGACCAAACGTAAAGAGAATCTTCTATTAATTCATCAAGCTGGCTTGTACAATCACTTAGGACATAACCTCTCACTCAGTCTTGGATCTACAACCATGTCTCCTCTGGCACCAGCATTTTACCCACCAGGTGACTGTGTGGAGTCTGTGCTAG GTAAGGCACTAGATGAAATTCACTTGGATGACTTAGACATGGGAACATTAGAACGAGAACTAGACAAAGATATGGATGCCAACTCAGTGAGCAGCTCAATCAGTGCTGGCCTTTCAACTTCAGGCTGCTTCAGCAACAACTCTTCTATACCTATTGGCATTCCATTCAGTAGAATTGCACAGCGAGGTAGCATCAGCAGCTTGTCTCAGAGCCCACCTTCTCCTTTTGGGAGTTTCCCACACAGCATGCAACCTTTACAATTACAGAAACAGGATTCAAATGACCAT TCTTCCTCACCTCTGCTGAACTGCTACTCTGGTATGAGCAAATATCAGATGGGCTCCAATTTAAGTGATACCAATTCAATGTCTCCACGGAGTGCAGGACCACAGTCTCCCATGCTTTCTGGGTCTTTCAGCACTCATCTTCAAAATGGAGAAGTGCACAAGCTTAGAGAAGAACTCATGATGGCAAAGTCCAAAATGGCTGAATGGGAAGGTGTATACACCCAAGCCAAATGT GCGTGTGATGCTTGGAAGAAAGAAGCAGAAGATGCTAACAGAAAGGCAAAGCTTGCAGAAGAAGAAAGACAACAAGCTGTTAAACAGAAGGATGAT ATCACTTCACAGTTACATCGGGTGCAGCAAGTTATTGCTATGACAGGAGGACCCCATATTTATGCATTGTCAAGATCTAGTGAGTTGGATAAACTTAACATACAACAACTACAGcaactaaaaatacaactacaACAAGATGTGGACACATTGGAAAAG GTAATGCTTCAAAAATTGGGCAGGAAAGTTTGA
- the LOC106070915 gene encoding RING finger protein unkempt homolog isoform X2, which translates to MPSASDSLLAAVQTEKPHHYMYLKEFRTQQCELFLQHKCQQHRPFTCFHWHFLNQRRRRPVKKRDGTFSYSPDIYCTKYDETTGICPDGDDCPFLHRTAGDTERRYHLRYYKTGTCVYETDSKGNCTKNGPHCAFAHGAHDMRPPVYDSTEVQPSMDILDKKSTSPGSLEKDKVLAEDPRWNDTNFVLANYKTEPCKRPPRLCRQGYACPQFHNTRDRRRSPKLFKYRSTPCPNVKHGDEWGDPTQCESGDNCSYCHTRTEQQFHPEIYKSTKCNDMVQTNCCPRGAFCAFAHVEQEISIVRDVLSSLSTNSLAAFVTNVLPSCETSNKLESIAGKDELNGKETNGKSDMKLPNPIGKERANSISSQPSLISMSLLSSSNNGSGFRNSPLPDPFSKARSCSVSSDYNNSPLYMRAPGFERDEYQLKLRQQLISIEKDTSIDAAEKTKRKENLLLIHQAGLYNHLGHNLSLSLGSTTMSPLAPAFYPPGDCVESVLGKALDEIHLDDLDMGTLERELDKDMDANSVSSSISAGLSTSGCFSNNSSIPIGIPFSRIAQRGSISSLSQSPPSPFGSFPHSMQPLQLQKQDSNDHSSSPLLNCYSGMSKYQMGSNLSDTNSMSPRSAGPQSPMLSGSFSTHLQNGEVHKLREELMMAKSKMAEWEGVYTQAKCACDAWKKEAEDANRKAKLAEEERQQAVKQKDDITSQLHRVQQVIAMTGGPHIYALSRSSELDKLNIQQLQQLKIQLQQDVDTLEKVMLQKLGRKV; encoded by the exons ATGCCGTCGGCTTCGGATTCTTTATTAGCTGCCGTTCAAACAGAAAAGCCACACCATTATAT GTATTTAAAAGAATTTCGCACTCAACAGTGCGAGCTCTTTCTGCAACACAAATGTCAACAACACAGACCTTTTACTTGCTTTCACTGGCATTTTCTAAATCAGAGAAGGAGGAGGCCTGTTAAAAAACGTGATGGAACATTTTCTTATAGTCCTGATATCTATTGCACCAAATATGATGAAACTACGGGAATTTGCCCAGATGGAGATGA CTGTCCCTTTTTGCATAGAACTGCAGGAGATACAGAGAGAAGATATCACCTTAGGTACTATAAGACTGGCACTTGTGTGTATGAGACTGATTCCAAAGGAAATTGTACTAAAAATGGACCCCATTGTGCATTTGCTCATGGAGCTCATGACATGAGGCCACCTGTTTATGATTCAACAGAAGTTCAGCCTTCAATGGATATTCTAGATAAGAAATCAACTTCACCTGGTTCCTTAGAAAAAGATAAAGTACTTGCTGAAGATCCTCGTTGGAATG atACCAACTTTGTCTTAGCTAATTATAAAACAGAACCATGTAAGAGACCTCCTAGACTTTGTCGACAAGGATATGCTTGTCCACAGTTCCATAATACTAGAGATAGGAGAAGAAGTccaaaactatttaaatatag GTCAACACCGTGTCCAAATGTTAAACATGGAGATGAGTGGGGTGATCCGACCCAATGTGAAAGTGGAGACAATTGTTCGTATTGCCACACCAGAACAGAACAACAGTTTCATCCTGAG ATCTATAAATCTACTAAATGTAATGATATGGTTCAAACCAATTGCTGTCCTAGAGGAGCATTTTGTGCATTTGCTCATGTAGAGC AGGAAATTTCCATAGTTAGAGATGtattatcaagtctaagtaccAACTCTTTAGCAGCTTTTGTAACTAATGTTTTGCCTTCTTGTGAAACATCAAATAAATTAGAGTCAATAGCAGGAAAGGATGAACTTAATGGAAAAGAG ACTAATGGGAAATCAGATATGAAGCTTCCTAATCCAATTGGTAAAGAAAGAGCTAACAGTATATCATCTCAACCAAGTTTAATATCA ATGAGTCTGCTAAGTAGTAGTAATAACGGAAGTGGATTCAGGAATAGTCCATTACCAGATCCATTTTCAAAAGCTAGATCTTGTAGTGTTAGTTCAGATTACAATAATTCACCTCTATACATGCGAGCTCCAGGCTTTGAAAGAGATGAATATCAG TTAAAGTTGCGACAGCAGTTGATATCAATAGAGAAAGATACCTCAATTGATGCAGCTGAAAAGACCAAACGTAAAGAGAATCTTCTATTAATTCATCAAGCTGGCTTGTACAATCACTTAGGACATAACCTCTCACTCAGTCTTGGATCTACAACCATGTCTCCTCTGGCACCAGCATTTTACCCACCAGGTGACTGTGTGGAGTCTGTGCTAG GTAAGGCACTAGATGAAATTCACTTGGATGACTTAGACATGGGAACATTAGAACGAGAACTAGACAAAGATATGGATGCCAACTCAGTGAGCAGCTCAATCAGTGCTGGCCTTTCAACTTCAGGCTGCTTCAGCAACAACTCTTCTATACCTATTGGCATTCCATTCAGTAGAATTGCACAGCGAGGTAGCATCAGCAGCTTGTCTCAGAGCCCACCTTCTCCTTTTGGGAGTTTCCCACACAGCATGCAACCTTTACAATTACAGAAACAGGATTCAAATGACCAT TCTTCCTCACCTCTGCTGAACTGCTACTCTGGTATGAGCAAATATCAGATGGGCTCCAATTTAAGTGATACCAATTCAATGTCTCCACGGAGTGCAGGACCACAGTCTCCCATGCTTTCTGGGTCTTTCAGCACTCATCTTCAAAATGGAGAAGTGCACAAGCTTAGAGAAGAACTCATGATGGCAAAGTCCAAAATGGCTGAATGGGAAGGTGTATACACCCAAGCCAAATGT GCGTGTGATGCTTGGAAGAAAGAAGCAGAAGATGCTAACAGAAAGGCAAAGCTTGCAGAAGAAGAAAGACAACAAGCTGTTAAACAGAAGGATGAT ATCACTTCACAGTTACATCGGGTGCAGCAAGTTATTGCTATGACAGGAGGACCCCATATTTATGCATTGTCAAGATCTAGTGAGTTGGATAAACTTAACATACAACAACTACAGcaactaaaaatacaactacaACAAGATGTGGACACATTGGAAAAG GTAATGCTTCAAAAATTGGGCAGGAAAGTTTGA
- the LOC106070915 gene encoding RING finger protein unkempt homolog isoform X1 — MPSASDSLLAAVQTEKPHHYMYLKEFRTQQCELFLQHKCQQHRPFTCFHWHFLNQRRRRPVKKRDGTFSYSPDIYCTKYDETTGICPDGDDCPFLHRTAGDTERRYHLRYYKTGTCVYETDSKGNCTKNGPHCAFAHGAHDMRPPVYDSTEVQPSMDILDKKSTSPGSLEKDKVLAEDPRWNDTNFVLANYKTEPCKRPPRLCRQGYACPQFHNTRDRRRSPKLFKYRSTPCPNVKHGDEWGDPTQCESGDNCSYCHTRTEQQFHPEIYKSTKCNDMVQTNCCPRGAFCAFAHVEQEISIVRDVLSSLSTNSLAAFVTNVLPSCETSNKLESIAGKDELNGKEEVNFYFKQTNGKSDMKLPNPIGKERANSISSQPSLISMSLLSSSNNGSGFRNSPLPDPFSKARSCSVSSDYNNSPLYMRAPGFERDEYQLKLRQQLISIEKDTSIDAAEKTKRKENLLLIHQAGLYNHLGHNLSLSLGSTTMSPLAPAFYPPGDCVESVLGKALDEIHLDDLDMGTLERELDKDMDANSVSSSISAGLSTSGCFSNNSSIPIGIPFSRIAQRGSISSLSQSPPSPFGSFPHSMQPLQLQKQDSNDHSSSPLLNCYSGMSKYQMGSNLSDTNSMSPRSAGPQSPMLSGSFSTHLQNGEVHKLREELMMAKSKMAEWEGVYTQAKCACDAWKKEAEDANRKAKLAEEERQQAVKQKDDITSQLHRVQQVIAMTGGPHIYALSRSSELDKLNIQQLQQLKIQLQQDVDTLEKVMLQKLGRKV; from the exons ATGCCGTCGGCTTCGGATTCTTTATTAGCTGCCGTTCAAACAGAAAAGCCACACCATTATAT GTATTTAAAAGAATTTCGCACTCAACAGTGCGAGCTCTTTCTGCAACACAAATGTCAACAACACAGACCTTTTACTTGCTTTCACTGGCATTTTCTAAATCAGAGAAGGAGGAGGCCTGTTAAAAAACGTGATGGAACATTTTCTTATAGTCCTGATATCTATTGCACCAAATATGATGAAACTACGGGAATTTGCCCAGATGGAGATGA CTGTCCCTTTTTGCATAGAACTGCAGGAGATACAGAGAGAAGATATCACCTTAGGTACTATAAGACTGGCACTTGTGTGTATGAGACTGATTCCAAAGGAAATTGTACTAAAAATGGACCCCATTGTGCATTTGCTCATGGAGCTCATGACATGAGGCCACCTGTTTATGATTCAACAGAAGTTCAGCCTTCAATGGATATTCTAGATAAGAAATCAACTTCACCTGGTTCCTTAGAAAAAGATAAAGTACTTGCTGAAGATCCTCGTTGGAATG atACCAACTTTGTCTTAGCTAATTATAAAACAGAACCATGTAAGAGACCTCCTAGACTTTGTCGACAAGGATATGCTTGTCCACAGTTCCATAATACTAGAGATAGGAGAAGAAGTccaaaactatttaaatatag GTCAACACCGTGTCCAAATGTTAAACATGGAGATGAGTGGGGTGATCCGACCCAATGTGAAAGTGGAGACAATTGTTCGTATTGCCACACCAGAACAGAACAACAGTTTCATCCTGAG ATCTATAAATCTACTAAATGTAATGATATGGTTCAAACCAATTGCTGTCCTAGAGGAGCATTTTGTGCATTTGCTCATGTAGAGC AGGAAATTTCCATAGTTAGAGATGtattatcaagtctaagtaccAACTCTTTAGCAGCTTTTGTAACTAATGTTTTGCCTTCTTGTGAAACATCAAATAAATTAGAGTCAATAGCAGGAAAGGATGAACTTAATGGAAAAGAG GAAGTGAATTTCTATTTCAAACAGACTAATGGGAAATCAGATATGAAGCTTCCTAATCCAATTGGTAAAGAAAGAGCTAACAGTATATCATCTCAACCAAGTTTAATATCA ATGAGTCTGCTAAGTAGTAGTAATAACGGAAGTGGATTCAGGAATAGTCCATTACCAGATCCATTTTCAAAAGCTAGATCTTGTAGTGTTAGTTCAGATTACAATAATTCACCTCTATACATGCGAGCTCCAGGCTTTGAAAGAGATGAATATCAG TTAAAGTTGCGACAGCAGTTGATATCAATAGAGAAAGATACCTCAATTGATGCAGCTGAAAAGACCAAACGTAAAGAGAATCTTCTATTAATTCATCAAGCTGGCTTGTACAATCACTTAGGACATAACCTCTCACTCAGTCTTGGATCTACAACCATGTCTCCTCTGGCACCAGCATTTTACCCACCAGGTGACTGTGTGGAGTCTGTGCTAG GTAAGGCACTAGATGAAATTCACTTGGATGACTTAGACATGGGAACATTAGAACGAGAACTAGACAAAGATATGGATGCCAACTCAGTGAGCAGCTCAATCAGTGCTGGCCTTTCAACTTCAGGCTGCTTCAGCAACAACTCTTCTATACCTATTGGCATTCCATTCAGTAGAATTGCACAGCGAGGTAGCATCAGCAGCTTGTCTCAGAGCCCACCTTCTCCTTTTGGGAGTTTCCCACACAGCATGCAACCTTTACAATTACAGAAACAGGATTCAAATGACCAT TCTTCCTCACCTCTGCTGAACTGCTACTCTGGTATGAGCAAATATCAGATGGGCTCCAATTTAAGTGATACCAATTCAATGTCTCCACGGAGTGCAGGACCACAGTCTCCCATGCTTTCTGGGTCTTTCAGCACTCATCTTCAAAATGGAGAAGTGCACAAGCTTAGAGAAGAACTCATGATGGCAAAGTCCAAAATGGCTGAATGGGAAGGTGTATACACCCAAGCCAAATGT GCGTGTGATGCTTGGAAGAAAGAAGCAGAAGATGCTAACAGAAAGGCAAAGCTTGCAGAAGAAGAAAGACAACAAGCTGTTAAACAGAAGGATGAT ATCACTTCACAGTTACATCGGGTGCAGCAAGTTATTGCTATGACAGGAGGACCCCATATTTATGCATTGTCAAGATCTAGTGAGTTGGATAAACTTAACATACAACAACTACAGcaactaaaaatacaactacaACAAGATGTGGACACATTGGAAAAG GTAATGCTTCAAAAATTGGGCAGGAAAGTTTGA